The genomic stretch GAGGTCTGCCGCCGTCCGCCCTGGTGCATGCGGGCGGGTCCGGCGGGAAGCGCCAGGATGACCTCACCGGCGACGCCCGCCTTCTCGAGCCGATGGACGATCGGCTTGGGGAGGACTGAGGCGAGCGGGCGTGTGGGCTTGTCGCCCAGATGGGTATCACCGTCCGCTGTAGGGAGGCTTTCGCAGTACTGTTCGACCGCGGCCGTCCCGGGAGGCGCCTTGCAGTTGGTCTTGGCGTGAGCCGCCGACGCCGGGACGAGAAGCACAAGCAGGAGCGTGAGCAGGATCCACCTGGCGTTCATACATCGGCCGGTACGCCCCAGTCGCGCTGTTCATGACACCGAGTGGCCGCGCTCCGGCGTGACGATCGGGCTCGCCGTGCTGATCGCGTCGGGGCTTCTCGTCGCGGCATTGCGCGGAGGCTCCTACGCCGTCATCCCCCGTACGCAGGACGCGATCGCGGTCTGGTGGGTGATCGGGCTGTCCGTCGCGTTCGGGCTCCTGCCGCGCCACCGGTGGTCGGTCGAGGTCCGCTTGGCGGTCGCGGGGCTGCTGGGCCTGGCGGCCTGGACCGCGCTGGGCCTGCTCTGGACCGACAGCGCCGAGCGCACGCTCGAGGAGGCGCTGCGGGTCCTGAGCTACGCCGGGCTCGTCATGCTCGTCGCCTGGTCGTTCGGCGCGCGCGACCGCACGCGGGTGGTCGTCCTGCTGACCGCGGTGGCTGGTGTGGTGTGCCTGCTGGCCCTGCTGTCTCGCGTCGCCCCCGAGCTGCTCGGCACGCAGAGCACGAGCGGCTCCTACGACACCACGCGCCTCGCGTATCCGTTCAACTACTGGAACGCCGTCGGCTGCTGGGGCGCGATGACGCTCGCCCTGGCGCTGCCCCTGAGCGCCCACGCCCGGCGGCGATGGCTGCGCGCGGCCGCGCTCTGCATCGCGTCGCTGGCACCCGTCGTGGTGTACCTGACGTACTCGCGAACGGCGGCGCTGGGCGTCGTGCTCGTGGTCGTGCTGGTGGTCGCGCTGTCCCCGCAGCGCTGGTTCGTGGCCGCCAACGCGCTCATCGCCGGAGTCGGCGCGACAGCGGCCGTTCTCACGATCCGCGGCGCTCCGGAGATCGCCCGGGGGAATGGGACGGCGGGCCGCGGAAGCGTCGTGCTCGTGCTCGCGCTGGTGGGTCTGCTGACCGTGGCGGTGGCGTTCGTCGGCCCGCACGAGCGGCTCCGGCGGGTCCGGACGCCCCTCCGCGCCGCCCGGATCGCGTTGGCCGGGTCGCTGGCGGCGATCCTGGTCGTGGCCATCCTGGCGGGCCCGCGGGCGTGGGACAGCTTCCAGCGCGGCTCGGAGCCGGCCGGAAGCGATCCGGTCCAGCGCCTGACCTCGCTGTCCGGGACACGACGACTGCTCTGGACGGCGGCGCTCGACTCCTTCACCGACCGGCCGCTGGCCGGCATCGGCGCCGGGACGTTCGAGTTCGCCTGGAACCGCGATCCGCACCGCTCGGGTCACGTGCTGGACGCGCACTCGCTCTACCTGGAGGCGCTGGCCGAGCTCGGGATCCCCGGTGCGCTGATGGTCATCGCGGCGCTCGCGGCGCTGCTGGCGGGAGCCCTGCGCAGCATCCGGCGTCAGACGGACGACACGGCGCGAGCCGTGGCCGCGGGATGCGCCGTCGCGTTCGTCGTGTTCTGCGTCACCGCCGGGGTCGACTGGATGTGGGAGTCGACCGCGGTGACCTGCCTGGCCCTCGTGGCCGGGACGCTCGGCGCGGCACCGCCGGGACTGCCGCTGCCGCGCCCGCGCTGGCCGGTGCGGGTGCGTGTCGGGATCCTCGCCGCCGTCGCGATCGTCGTCCAGCTTCCGGTGCTCGTCGCCGCCACCGAGATCCGCACGAGCCAGCGGGCGGCGGGCCAGGGACGCCTCGTCGACGCGCTGTCGTCGGCCACCGCGGCCGCCGAAGCCGAGCCCTGGTCGGCCAGCGCCCATCTGCAGCGCGCCCTGGTCCTCGAGCAGCTCGGCCAGCTGCCGGCGGCGGGCGCGGCGGCCGCCCGGGCCACGCGGCTGGAGCCGGTGAACTGGCAGCCGTGGCTGGTCCGCGGCCGCATCGACGCCGAGCGTGGCAACGTCGCCCAGGCGCTGGCGGATGTCCGCCGTGCGCGGGCGCTCAACCCCCGCGCCCCGATCTTCCAGCCGGGCGTGGCCCGCGCCCTTGCGGCCCGGTCGCCGTGAGGTCGGGCAGGCGCAGGGGGCCGCGCAGGACGACCGGCCCCTCCGGGGTGTCGTGCACCGCGTGTTCGAGGGTGACGACCACCTCGCGGTAGCGCTCGGCCCCCGCCGGCAGGTCGCGGTGGTTGACGAAGCGGCCGCTGGTGCCCACCGGGGGCACGACGAAGCCGAGCGGCAGGGCGTCGCTGCTGGACCTGACGAGCCAGACCGCGTACGCCGCGACGGGCGTGCGCGGCTCGGGCGCCAGGCCCTCGGCCGCGATCGTGATGACGCGACGCCCGCGCAGTGCCTCGACGCGTGTCGTGCCGCTGGGAGCCGTCGCGCCGGCCTGG from Capillimicrobium parvum encodes the following:
- a CDS encoding O-antigen ligase family protein, encoding MTIGLAVLIASGLLVAALRGGSYAVIPRTQDAIAVWWVIGLSVAFGLLPRHRWSVEVRLAVAGLLGLAAWTALGLLWTDSAERTLEEALRVLSYAGLVMLVAWSFGARDRTRVVVLLTAVAGVVCLLALLSRVAPELLGTQSTSGSYDTTRLAYPFNYWNAVGCWGAMTLALALPLSAHARRRWLRAAALCIASLAPVVVYLTYSRTAALGVVLVVVLVVALSPQRWFVAANALIAGVGATAAVLTIRGAPEIARGNGTAGRGSVVLVLALVGLLTVAVAFVGPHERLRRVRTPLRAARIALAGSLAAILVVAILAGPRAWDSFQRGSEPAGSDPVQRLTSLSGTRRLLWTAALDSFTDRPLAGIGAGTFEFAWNRDPHRSGHVLDAHSLYLEALAELGIPGALMVIAALAALLAGALRSIRRQTDDTARAVAAGCAVAFVVFCVTAGVDWMWESTAVTCLALVAGTLGAAPPGLPLPRPRWPVRVRVGILAAVAIVVQLPVLVAATEIRTSQRAAGQGRLVDALSSATAAAEAEPWSASAHLQRALVLEQLGQLPAAGAAAARATRLEPVNWQPWLVRGRIDAERGNVAQALADVRRARALNPRAPIFQPGVARALAARSP